One window from the genome of Salvelinus namaycush isolate Seneca chromosome 19, SaNama_1.0, whole genome shotgun sequence encodes:
- the LOC120063656 gene encoding trace amine-associated receptor 13c-like: MEKHEDVQYCFQDGNSSCRKALLSTSIYITLYIFFSLISAVTVFLNLLVIISISHFKQLHTPTNLLILSLAVSDLLVGLIVIPVTTEAVMEQCWDFGEYFCVFQIYVTFLCTTLSLGNLVLISIDRYVAVCDPLLYHSKITITRIMCCISITWCCCIIYRATIIKNFVNVQVPSRCLNECFIAEGSIWVNIIDLVITMIVPCSIIITLYMKIFVVARSQARNVFSKEAAIIIGFLPLVNSLINPIIYAFFYPWFKVTAKHILTLKMFNKYSHLLMISKVVLQSLI, encoded by the exons ATGGAGAAACATGAAGATGTTCAATACTGTTTTCAAGACGGAAATTCTTCTTGCAGAAAGGCTTTGCTATCGACATCTATCTACATAACACTGTACATCTTCTTCTCATTGATTTCAGCAGTTACAGTATTTTTGAACCTACTGGTGatcatctccatctctcacttCAAGCAGCTCCATACTCCAACCAACCTGCTCatcctctctctggctgtgtcAGATCTCCTCGTGGGACTGATTGTGATACCAGTAACGACTGAAGCAGTAATGGAACAGTGCTGGGATTTTGGggaatatttctgtgtgtttcagATCTACGTTACTTTTTTATGTACTACTTTATCTCTGGGCAATTTGGTCTTGATATCTATTGACCGCTATGTTGCTGTGTGTGATCCCTTATTGTACCActctaaaataacaataacaagaatTATGTGTTGTATATCCATTACCTGGTGCTGTTGTATCATATACCGTGCTACTATTATAAAAAACTTTGTAAATGTACAGGTACCCAGTCGGTGTTTAAATGAATGTTTTATTGCTGAAGGGTCAATCTGGGTTAATATTATTGACCTTGTAATTACAATGATTGTCCCATGCTCTATTATTATAACACTTTATATGAAAATCTTTGTGGTGGCCAGATCACAGGCCAGAAATGTATTTTCTAAAGAGGCTGCCA TTATCATCGGCTTTCTGCCTCTTGTTAATTCCTTAATTAATCCAATAATTTATGCTTTCTTTTATCCATGGTTCAAAGTGACGGCTAAACATATTTTAACTCT TaagatgtttaataaatattcTCATTTACTGATGATTAGTAAAGTAGTTTTGCAGTCCCTAATCTAA